AGAAAGAATAGGGAGATGCGATACATCGCGTCTCTCAAGCTCTTAGTCCCACCTAACTTATTACCCGTGAAAAAGTTGAGTTTTAGTTATGAACTGGAGCTAATTCTCGAACAGCATTTGTTTTCAACCGAATCCAACTTGTCAAAAGTGGTAACTGACGAGCAAACCAAACAGTTTCCACCAAACACATCAAACCACAACAAATTACCGTAGTTGGCGCGCCAATGTGTTGCGCGAGAGTACCCGCAAATAAGTTTCCTAAAGGTAACGTACCAATCACAGCCAAGGAATATAAACTCATCACCCTACCGCGTTTATCATCCTCCACCAGGTTCTGAATAATCGTGTTCCCACAGGAAACCTTGAGAATTCCCCCACCCCCGATCGCGGTCAAAATCAATACGGACAGCCAAATTTGCCGCGATAGTCCAAAGGCAATTAATCCCAAACCAACGATGAGGGGACATAATGCCATCAATCGTTCCAATCCTAAAACCTGCCGACGCAAACTCAAATAAACACAGGCAACTATCGAACCAACAGAACTCGCAGCACTCAACAAACCCATGGTTCCCCCGTCACCCTTGAGGATATCCCCAGCAAAAATTGGCAGTAATGCCATATAGGAAATCCCAGCGACTCCGTGGAATCCTAAGAGCAATAAAATAATCCGGATTGGCAAACAACTGTAGACGTAAGTAAATCCTTCCTTGAGCTTTTGCCAGGTATTTTGAGATTGGTGGTTTACTGGAACAACTTGCAACTTCATCATTGCCAAAGTCAACAACGCGATCGCGTAGCTCATACTGTCGTACAAAAAGCAATATTTGGCTCCTGCGGTAGCAAGTAAGGCACCACCAATGGCTGGTCCAATTAACATCGAACTGCTGAGAATGGCAGAATACAACGCGATCGCATTACTCAAATGCTCCCGTTCATCAACTGTTTCAACCACGATCGCATACCGCACTGGCATATCCAATCCCTTGAGCAATCCAGCCAAAATCGTTGCACCCATGAGGATGGGAACCTCAATCAATCCGAAAAAAGTCAGTGTCGTGAGGCTAAAGGAAACAATAAACCCCAAGACTTGTACCAACATGAGTAAATTCCTGCGACTCCAGCGATCGCAGAGTACTCCGGAAAAAGGTGTCAGAATTAACGCGGGCAAAAATTGCAGAAATCCAATTATCCCCAATAACCAAGGAGAATGGGTCAAATCATATATCAGCCAGGAAATCGTCACCTGACTCATGAATGTACCCGACAGGGATAGGATTTGTCCGCTAAAAAAGAGCCGAAAGTTACGGGATTTGAATGCCGGAAAATGTCGATAAATTTGCTGATAAATGTTTTTTTCTAGCCAGTAACTCAATTTTCGATGCCTCCCCAATCGCTCGTAAAATGTCAGCGCAAAAATATACCTGAAGATTTGAGAGTCTGTATTGCTTCTGATCGCCCATCAGCAGAATATCACAAACAATCATTTATTTAGATAGTCTAATATTTAGACACACATATATTTTTGTAAACAACATTGTTTTTCATTTAATGCCGTGCAATAATCTTTCAAAGAACACCAAGTCTACCGATAAGTAGTAGTATTGGATTACTTGCTAAAAGGTTGCCCTTTACTTGGATTATTTGCCCCTTACCAGTTTGACTAGTTGCTTCTGTACGGGGCTTTTATCTGAAATGCAGAATTAATTATCAAAAGCGATCGCGTTGCAGCCATACGGTCGAGATTGTAATCATAAACACAGGAATAGTCCCATGAGTACAGTACACCTTTACTTCGCCAAGGCTTCTACCTTTTCCCAGCGTACTCGCGTTGTCTTGCTAGAAAAGGGGATTGAATTCACCTCTACAGAAATTGAATTTCCCAATAAACCCGCAGATTTTCTTCAGGTTTCTCGGTACGGAAAAGTGCCAGCAATCAAACATGGGGATGTAGAAATTTACGAATCTGCGATTATCAATGAATACTTAGAAGAGGTTTTTCCCGAACCTGCATTGTTACCAAAAGAACTGGGTAAAAAAGCGATCGCCCGGATTTGGATTGACTATGCCAATACCCGTCTTGTACCTGCATTTAATAAGTTTTTGCGCGGTAAGGATGCTAGTGAACAAGAGCAGGGACGCAAAGAGTTTACCGAGGCTCTGTTACATATCGAACGGGAAGGATTAGAGAAATTATCGGGAAACAGTCTCTACTTTTTGGGTGAGAATTTGAGCTTAGTCGATATTAGTTTCTATCCTTGGTTCGAGCGCTTACCAATCTTAGAACAATTCCGCAAATTTGACCTACCAGCAGAAACCCCTCGCTTGCAGACATGGTGGAAAACATTGCGCGATCGCGATTCGATTAAAGCAGTGGCAAATCCAACAGAGTTCTATATCGAAAGGTTTGCGAAAATACTCGGCGAACCCATTCCAGTGGGAGCCAGTCAAAACTAATACTAGTTACACCAATTTGCGATGGCGGCAGCCACTCCCAGAGGGAGTATCGCAATTATTGGCAAAACTTTGCAAAAACGCAAAAACAAGGATGTCATATATGAGTCTAGAAACTCAAGTTTTAGACAGTCCAATTTCCCAGCCACTTCCTCATGTGGAAGCAGAACTGAGCTACCTAATTCCGATGGTAGAAAAGCCAGTTAACTATACCTACGAACCACCACCAGGAATTCCCCGACATAACGGTAAGTATGAAAACCGTAGATTACCGATTAAAAATGCTCGCCAGATATCGCAAAATTTTTCTGTTGATATAGAAGGGTTTGCCTTTATTCGCTATCCCAGTCATGTCAGCAATTTTTATGACGAAGACGAGATACAGCGTGTATATTATCCTGAAGCCGAGCAACTATTAAAAGATGTCACGGGTGGAACTCAAGTAGTTATTTTTGACCACACGCTCCGTAATGCTCAACGCTTGCAAGCAGGTGACACCTCGATTAAAGAACCAGTTAAGCGGGTACATAATGACTTTACTGCCAAATCTGGCTATACTCGCGCTTGTAAAGAATTGGCAGCCAGAGGAATAGATCACATTAATGAACTGTTGCAACAAAGGTTTGCCATAATTAATATTTGGCGACCAATTACACCAGTGGAAGAATCCCCACTCACGGTATGCGATGCTCGCAGTATCGCCCCAACAGACTTAGTTGCAGGCGATTTGGTGTATCGCGATCGCGTGGGTGAAACCTATGCTGTGACGTACAATCCGACACATGAATGGTTTTATTTTCCGCAAATGCAACCAGACGAGGCATTATTAATCAAATGCTTTGATTCTGCCACAGATGGAACAGCCAGATTTGCTGCTCATACTGGTTTTAATGACCCTACGAGTTTGGCAAATGCTTCTCCTCGCGAGAGTATTGAGTTGAGGACTTTGGTTTTTTATTCTTAGTTAGGATGAGGGAGACGAGGGGGATAAGGGAGAGGGGGAGAGATATAGTTGCGATCGCACCAATATACTCATATAGGAAGATTAATCGGGCTTGTTGATATAGGCTTTATGTCCTAATGTCGAAATTAATGTAGGAACACAGTCACTGACATCTAATTCTGCGGCTAAATCAACATCTTGCTCAAATCCCTTTTCGATTAGTTCTATACCGGAACCGCATTGTTTAATTACCTCTTGGAGATGGGGTTGAGCATCACGAAAAGCAGCTAAAGCAGCTCGAGCATCCGGTGACAAACTACCTTGGAGATGATTAATAATTGCTCCCGCACCTATAGAGTCCTCAAACCCAGGACGAAGACTTCCATCTTCCCATTTTTCTCCTGCTGGAATCACAGCAACGCGATTTCCGTATTTCATCGCTGCTAAAGCCACAGTTCGACAATTTCGCAAACATCCAGCCAAAGTAGGAGTTTTGCCAGTTCCCAAACTCAGAGAAGAACCATTTGGTGAAGGTAACACAAGTCTGGTATGTTTTGATATTTTCATCAGAGATGTAGGAGATAGTGAATAACCCCTATCTCCTCTTTTTTTCGCCAGTTCTGCATTTACAGAATGGGCAAATTCTGATGCAAATTCTTGGGAGCGATCGCAAGGGAAAATAATCGCATTTCGACTATTGGCAATTTCCACGCAAGTCGAAAAAGATAAAATATCTACGATAATAATTACATCGCTAATTTTCGCTAATTTCTCGACCCCTTTTTGTCCCCATTCGCACCGAATCTCAAATTGAGATTGGTTGTAATAACTCATAATTTTTGTCAATCAATATCTATGAAAAATGCGGCTTTACTACTTCACCTGTTGCACCTATGACTCTGATGGTGACAATTAATGATGCAAAAGCCGCTTTAGGAATTATCTAATAAATAGCTCTTAATACCTTATCCACAGCAGCGCGAAATGCTGTTGCAGCACCTGCACTCATATCGCGAGGAGCGCAAATTCTATTTCTCACATAGCTGAGTGTAATTGCTCCTACTGCTGAGAATGTCGGGTCTGCATTATCTTGACCTCCAACCCGTCCCCAGGGTAAAGCTGTTTCATCACCATGAATCAGATAGTTTGCGAGTAATCGCAAGTGAAAATCAATTGCAGATTGAATTGGTGAAATGTCTCCATCTTTAACCAGAGCTTGAACTCCAGAGTTTTTGAGAATATCACCAATTGCAACTTCTCGATTATCACTCAATCTTTCTGCTGCTTCGGCTCGAAATTGGAGTGAATCAGTATATATAGGGTCTGGGGGTAGTAGATTTCCTGTCGGTTGAACACCCCAACGACGACGTAAGAGTAAATTATTGGTGATATCATCAGATTTGACACGGTGATAAGCTGGACGCTCGTTCAAAGCAGTAAACCAAGTGTTAATGCGTGGATAGCGAGGATTACCTTTGAGATGATAACCACGGTATACGGGTAAATTAGCTGCCAAGCGGTCGAGATGGGGACTATACATAATATCCACGAGGCTAAATGTTGAGAGGAAATAGGAACCAGGATATTTTGCGAGAAGTTGTTCTAGTTCCTCTAACTTAGCTTCAAATTCTGCCTGTAGTTTAGCTAATTCATGGGGTTCTTCCGGTGGTTGTCTGAGGAATTGATAAGCAATATCTCGTAACCCATTTGTTTCTGCTTCTTCAATCCATTGTCGGGCGATCGCATTTTCGTCAGGGTCTTCTGGAAGTAGGGTTTGTCCGAATTTTTCCTCCAATGCTAAGAGAATATCTTTGGATTCGTAGACTAATTGACCGTTGATTTTTGCACCCGGAACTTTGGCGGTAGGGACTAAATCAGTATACCATTTGGGTTTATTACTCAGGTCTATAAACTCTGTTTCAAAAGGTATTTGTTTTTCTTCTAGAGCAAACCACACTCGCTCACAAAAAGGACACCAAGAATTTGTATCGCGATATAGCAGAACTGGTGGTTTGGTATCGGGTAGAAGGTTGTGATTACTGCTGGGTATTGGTGCGGTCGAAGGATGCTGTCCTGGTCTACGGATACGACGAGCATCGGTATTTTTACGAGCAATTTCTAATAGTTGCTCCCAACCGGATACTGTGTTTTGTGTGGGCATTTTGCACCTGTAATGATTGGTTAAGTATTCGTTGATTTGTGGAATTTCTGGGCAACGATTCGGAGAATATCAAAAAATAGCAAGATTGAAGTTTTAATCGCTATTTCCTACTCGTCAACTGTACTTTATTGACTTTTATTTGGTGGCGGGCTGCCGAATTTTTACTACGGTATTTTTTACTATTAAAATCAAGATTGGATATTTTATCAACCCCCACTTGAGATAAATATTAAATATATTTTCTCGATGTGGTTAATCTAGCGCACTTCTTATCAAAATAATTAGCTTCAATAACCTATATTTATTAATTTAACAGCAAGAAGTGTTTGCTCTTATCGTTAACAGACCATACAGTGATATTAGAGAAGGACAGAGACTTCACTACAAGATACTTATATTTATAGAGGGGTTTGGGTATGCTAAATCGTTTAAGAGAAATTCGTTATCAACAAGGTTGTCGCGATCGCGATGCTGGTTTTTTACCAAAAATGCAAGATTCGGCTTATTTGGAAGGTTTTCTCAAAGGACGACCGGAAGGTATGGATGGAATAGTCCAGTTTTTCCCTTCCTATGAAGCATATATGCAATGGAAATTCAAAAGTTCCCAGCTACCAAATAATTAACCTGTTTTTAAAACCTCAAGATTCAATTCCAATTTACTCCCCAACCAGAGAGAATGGGCAGTATGGTCAGCAAGAGCGTCACCAGTATTAGGATGCACTAATATATCCAAACCCTGACGATTGAGCATTAACCAAGGGACAATCTCTGCAAAGCGATCGCTGGCAAATGCAACTTGATACATCGATTTGGGGTGTGGTCCAACGGGTTCATCTCGCCAACGTCCAAGCTGTACCTCGAATTTAGCACCTAATTCCTCACGGATATGGGCAGCAATCTCGCGAGTACTAGTATCGTAATAAACATGGGCATGGTAGCTATTAATAGGTAAATTGGCGATCGCTGTTTCTGTCATCTTTAGTTAACTATGAGTTTAAGGTTTTTGCCTTTAATTACCTAATTTTAACCAAACACATATTCTTCGATAGAGATTAGAAACCCCCCATATAAATATTTGATGATGAGTGAATTTCCTAATCTATCTGGCGATCGCAACTATTTTCTGGTGAGCAAGCTTTGGAAAAATGGGATTCCCTAAGAGTGTTCCAACAAATAAATGATCCAAAATCCGTCATTGCGTAGTTTACGAACCGAAGGTTGGAGGAACGACGAAGCAATCGCAAGGACTTGGAGACTATGAGATTGCTTCATTCCGCTTCGCTTCATTCGCAATGACAATTGGGTATTTTTTTACTTGGAATACTCTAATTTCCCAAATTATCGAGATATCGGGAATCTAATGGGAGTTGAAGATTAACAACTTAGTCCGATTAGTCCTATCGGAAATGGGAAAAATCTGGAAAAATCTATATACTTCTAATTCAGGTACTAATTATCTTGGGCTGTCGGTCGAATTAGAATTTCATTGACATTCACATGGGGAGGTTGTGTAAGTGCGTAAATGATCGCGTTGGCGATATCTTCGCTTTTGAGGGGTGTAATTCTCTTGCGTCGCTCTTCACTACGTTCTTTAGCAACTGGATCGGAAATCAAATTACTGAATTCTGTATCTACTAAACCAGGTTCGATGATGGTGACGCGGATGTTGTCTTGGTATACTTCCTGACGCAATGCTTCTGATAAAGCATTCACACCCCACTTGGTGGCGTTGTAAACTCCCACACCCGCTCTTGCCGTTCGTCCTGCTACGGATGAGATATTAACGATATGTCCCGATTTTTGGGCTTTGAGAATGGGTAAAACCGCGTGGGTTGCATACAAAACCCCCAAAACATTTACATCGATCGCCTTTCGCCAATCTGCGGGATTTCCTGTATCGATCGCACCCAATACACCAATCCCCGCATTATTGACGAGAATGTCTACCTGTCCAAACTCGGCGTTCGTCTTTTCGATTAAATCACCAACTTGGGTTTCGTCCGTAATATCAGTAGTAATAGATAATACCTTGCCACCTCTGCCTTCAATATGTTTGGCAACTCCATCAAGACGGTCTGTACGTCTTGCTGCAATTGCAACTAAAGCTCCTTCCGCAGCTAGGGCGATCGCGGTTGCTTCTCCAATTCCCGAAGAAGCTCCTGTCACAATCGCTACTTTTCCTTGTAATTTTTCTGCCATCGTTCACTCCTTCAGCGATTAAATTCTCTTTCTTTCACAAACACCTTCGATTCTGCCCAAGCTTCGATAGTTGCAAATGCTGAAGCCGCAAATATAGACAGAACGCCGCTTGTGATGACTAAATTTTTCATCCCAACCAAAATCTACGGTATCTCGCTCGATATTTAGTTGTTTGTATATAAAAGAATCACATAAATCGTCAGGAAAAGCAAGAGATATTTTTCTTAGACCTTATATCACTACTACACTGTCAAGGTTAATTTGAGGGATATCTCCCCCTCATCCTCCTTGTCCTCCTTGTCCTCCTTGTCCCCCTTGTCCCCCTTGTCCCCCTTGTCCCCCTCATCCCCCTCATCCCCCTTGTCCCAAGAAATTATATTAGAGTTAGTAGTTTAGCCTTGCTACGCCACCGCAATATTTCGGGTACCAATTTATCTGTAACTTAATAGAAAAAATCAGACAAAAAAGTCTTATTTATTGCCCCAGCAATTTGCCTAAATATTTCACCAACAGGGGAATTGGGTTCGGAAAATGTCAACGGTTCTCCTAAATCTCCGCCAGCACAAATACGGGGATCGATTGGTATTTGTCCCAGCAACGGAGCTTGAAGTTCTTCCGCGAGTTTTTGACCACCACCGGAACCAAAAATAGAAGTTTGCTCACCATTTTGATAAATGAAATAGCTCATATTTTCGATAATACCGAGAACCGGAACCCCTACTTGGCGAAACATATGAACACTGCGACGAACATCAGAAACGGCAACTTGCTGGGGAGTTGTTACTAATATCACCCCACAAATTGGACTTTCTTGTACGATTGTAATTTGGGCATCCCCAGTACCGGGAGGAAGGTCAATCAATAAATAATCTAGTTCTCCCCATTCCACTTCATTGATAAATTGGGTAATAATTTTGTGTAAAACAGGACCACGCCATGCGAGTGGATGGTTGGGTTCGGCTAGTAAACCTACGGACATAACTTTGATACCGTAAGATTCAAGGGGTAGAAATCTTTTACCCTGGGGAGTATCGATGACTTGCACCTCTGATTTTCCCAAACCTAACATTTGGGGTACATTGGGACCATAAACATCGGCATCTAAAAGTCCGACTTTTGCTCCTGTAAGTTGTAAAGCTGCTGCGAGGTTGACGGAAGTTGTGGATTTCCCGACACCACCTTTTCCGCTAGAAACTGCGATCGCAATTTTTACTCCCGGAATTGTACAAAGTTGGATATAAGTTTTTTTGCACCAGGAAAGGGGAGATAGTGCGGTTTGAATTTCTGTTTGTAATTGATGTTGGTGGGAACCGACATAAAGACGTAGGTAAACATAGTCATCAACGATACGTAAATTTCGTACCATTCCCAAGCTGATAATATCGTTTTTTAAAGTCGGTTCGATGACTTGTTTGAGTAGTTGGGTAACTTCCTGCTGACGAATTGGATTTGGGGAATCGGGAGGGGAAGGTTGGGATTGGGGAGATTGAAAGGGAGATTGGTGACTAGACATTATTTATTTGGTGAAGTTTAAGTTTGGCGATCGCCCTTTCTGCATAGATGCTCACTTCTCGATCGGGGTCGTCTAATGCTTGTTGGAGGGCATTTTTAACCTGGGGAGTAGTGTCTGAATTCACCCAATTAGTCAGAGCAATTACCGACGCTTTTCTGACATCCGCATATTCGTCAACTAAAGCTCCGATTACTAAAGGTAAGCAGCGAATATCTGGCACTTTATGGACAAACTGTAAGGCAAATTTACGTACCTGCCAATGGGTATCTGTAATCGCAATAATAACTGATGGAATTGCTTTTTTATTGGCGTGAATTACCAAGGATTTGGCAGCATTTCTCCGAACTTGCCAATCCGTATCTTTAATTAATGCATTACTCAATAAATCAATTATTTCCGTATCTGCTAAATGTCCTAAAGTTAAAGCCGCAGCACGACGCACTAATTCGTTTTTATCACCAATGAGAGCTAATGCAGAAGGGCATATTTTCACCTGATTGAGGTAGCTAAGGGTTGTAATTGCTGCTTCTCGAAGTTGGGGATGGGGAGAATTCAAAAAGCTCAATACTGCGGGTAAGGATTGAATGTCGTGAATTTTGCGAAGGAGAATCAGAATATTTAGCTGTAAGTTGATATTTGGGTTTGTGCTTTGATTTAAATCTTCCTGTGACAAAACATCTAATAGTATAGGTAAATGTTCTGGAGCGATTAATTCACCCAAAGCTGATAATGCTTCATTCCTAATTTCCACATCTGGAGATGCGAGGGCTTTTAATAAAGCCGGAATCGCAATGGGATTCGCTATTTCCCACAGCGCAGTCACAGCAATTTTCTGTACAATTTTACTTTCATCCTCCAGCGCAATCATTAGCGCATCAACGGCTTCTTCTTCGCCCAAATGTTGTAGAGTTTTGACGGCTACTAAGCGCTCGTTTACGTCAGAGGAGCGCAACATTTCTAACCATTGATTTAATTCAGAATCTGTATTTATAGACATAGATTTAAATTATTTTGTAATACGGTAAAGTAGCCATCATGTAGGCGTAGCCTTCTCGTAGAGTACTGCGTACACCAGGACAGATGAAAATCGGAATTGGACATTAATTATTTCTCCCTTGTCCTCCTTGTCCCCCTTGTCCCCCTTGTCCCCCTTGTCTCCCAGTTCCCCTGCTTTTTCAAGCTAGGTGGGGTAAGTTGCCGTAAATCATATCTCGCTCATATTTCAATCCAACTTTCTCCATTACTCTTTGTGACGCGCGGTTAGTTGTTAGGTAAAGCAAACCAAATTTTTCAAGCCAAGTTGATTGAAACCTACTTCCAAAATTGCTTGTACCATAGAAGAGTCAACTAAAATACATAACGTAAAGCAACAATCTATGGCTAAACTTTTTGATTCAATTACAGAAGAACTGCAAGAATTTATTAAAGCTCAACATCTTTTTTTTGTAGGTTCTGCACCATTAAGTTCCACTGGTCACGTTAACCTTTCTCCTAAAGGTCTAGGAGGTTTTCGTATTCTTTCTCCTCATCGTGTAGGATATTTGGATGTGACAGGTAGTGGTAACGAAACCTCAGCTCATCTGCAAGAAAATGGTCGAATTACTTTTATGTTTTGCGCGTTTCAAGAACCCCCTATTATTCTCCGTCTCTATGGTAAAGGATACACGGTTATTCCTAGTTCACCAGAGTGGGAAACTTTATATCCATTGTTTCCAAACATTCCTGGAGGGCGGCAAATTATAGTAGCGGATATCGAAAGAGTGCAAACCTCCTGTGGTTTAGGTGTACCACTTTATGAATATAAAGGACAGAGGGAAAGTTTAGTCAAATGGGCACAGAAAAAAGGTGAAGTCGGGCTTAAAGAATATCGTCAGCAAAAAAATATGGTTAGCATTGATGGTTTAGCGACTCCACTAAGTAAGTCATTTTTACTACCGTAATAAAAAAGGAATTTGCACAGTAATTGCGTTTGTCGGACATTCTTTTTCACAAGGTAAACAAAACCAACATTCATCGTATTTCATATAGGCTTTACCTGTTTCGGGGTTTTTTGCTAAAACATCTAACGGGCAAACTTCAATGCAAGCTACACATTTTTCCAAGCATTTCGATTCGTCTACAATAACTGGAACATCGACTCTTTGCGTAATCAAAGCCATAAATTTTCCTTAAAATGATTTTTTTATTAATCTTAATACTCATCGGTGGAACTATATTCTGAAGCATCTGGTTGTAAATGGGGTTGTGCAGCAATGAATGCGGGTTGCTCCATACATAATTGATTGATTTGACAAATAATTGGATAGGGTTCGAGGGGACATTGAAATCGCTCGGCATTATAAACTTGGGGAACCAGAAAAGCATCTGCGATAGTTGGCTCATCTCCACAGCAAAAACTACCGCGTAATTTACTATGACTCAGAATTTTTTCTAAAGCTTGCAAAC
The Calothrix sp. 336/3 DNA segment above includes these coding regions:
- a CDS encoding MFS transporter; translated protein: MSYWLEKNIYQQIYRHFPAFKSRNFRLFFSGQILSLSGTFMSQVTISWLIYDLTHSPWLLGIIGFLQFLPALILTPFSGVLCDRWSRRNLLMLVQVLGFIVSFSLTTLTFFGLIEVPILMGATILAGLLKGLDMPVRYAIVVETVDEREHLSNAIALYSAILSSSMLIGPAIGGALLATAGAKYCFLYDSMSYAIALLTLAMMKLQVVPVNHQSQNTWQKLKEGFTYVYSCLPIRIILLLLGFHGVAGISYMALLPIFAGDILKGDGGTMGLLSAASSVGSIVACVYLSLRRQVLGLERLMALCPLIVGLGLIAFGLSRQIWLSVLILTAIGGGGILKVSCGNTIIQNLVEDDKRGRVMSLYSLAVIGTLPLGNLFAGTLAQHIGAPTTVICCGLMCLVETVWFARQLPLLTSWIRLKTNAVRELAPVHN
- a CDS encoding glutathione S-transferase family protein, which codes for MSTVHLYFAKASTFSQRTRVVLLEKGIEFTSTEIEFPNKPADFLQVSRYGKVPAIKHGDVEIYESAIINEYLEEVFPEPALLPKELGKKAIARIWIDYANTRLVPAFNKFLRGKDASEQEQGRKEFTEALLHIEREGLEKLSGNSLYFLGENLSLVDISFYPWFERLPILEQFRKFDLPAETPRLQTWWKTLRDRDSIKAVANPTEFYIERFAKILGEPIPVGASQN
- a CDS encoding CmcJ/NvfI family oxidoreductase; this encodes MSLETQVLDSPISQPLPHVEAELSYLIPMVEKPVNYTYEPPPGIPRHNGKYENRRLPIKNARQISQNFSVDIEGFAFIRYPSHVSNFYDEDEIQRVYYPEAEQLLKDVTGGTQVVIFDHTLRNAQRLQAGDTSIKEPVKRVHNDFTAKSGYTRACKELAARGIDHINELLQQRFAIINIWRPITPVEESPLTVCDARSIAPTDLVAGDLVYRDRVGETYAVTYNPTHEWFYFPQMQPDEALLIKCFDSATDGTARFAAHTGFNDPTSLANASPRESIELRTLVFYS
- a CDS encoding 2-phosphosulfolactate phosphatase, which translates into the protein MSYYNQSQFEIRCEWGQKGVEKLAKISDVIIIVDILSFSTCVEIANSRNAIIFPCDRSQEFASEFAHSVNAELAKKRGDRGYSLSPTSLMKISKHTRLVLPSPNGSSLSLGTGKTPTLAGCLRNCRTVALAAMKYGNRVAVIPAGEKWEDGSLRPGFEDSIGAGAIINHLQGSLSPDARAALAAFRDAQPHLQEVIKQCGSGIELIEKGFEQDVDLAAELDVSDCVPTLISTLGHKAYINKPD
- a CDS encoding glutathione S-transferase family protein, whose amino-acid sequence is MPTQNTVSGWEQLLEIARKNTDARRIRRPGQHPSTAPIPSSNHNLLPDTKPPVLLYRDTNSWCPFCERVWFALEEKQIPFETEFIDLSNKPKWYTDLVPTAKVPGAKINGQLVYESKDILLALEEKFGQTLLPEDPDENAIARQWIEEAETNGLRDIAYQFLRQPPEEPHELAKLQAEFEAKLEELEQLLAKYPGSYFLSTFSLVDIMYSPHLDRLAANLPVYRGYHLKGNPRYPRINTWFTALNERPAYHRVKSDDITNNLLLRRRWGVQPTGNLLPPDPIYTDSLQFRAEAAERLSDNREVAIGDILKNSGVQALVKDGDISPIQSAIDFHLRLLANYLIHGDETALPWGRVGGQDNADPTFSAVGAITLSYVRNRICAPRDMSAGAATAFRAAVDKVLRAIY
- a CDS encoding DOPA 4,5-dioxygenase family protein yields the protein MTETAIANLPINSYHAHVYYDTSTREIAAHIREELGAKFEVQLGRWRDEPVGPHPKSMYQVAFASDRFAEIVPWLMLNRQGLDILVHPNTGDALADHTAHSLWLGSKLELNLEVLKTG
- a CDS encoding SDR family oxidoreductase encodes the protein MAEKLQGKVAIVTGASSGIGEATAIALAAEGALVAIAARRTDRLDGVAKHIEGRGGKVLSITTDITDETQVGDLIEKTNAEFGQVDILVNNAGIGVLGAIDTGNPADWRKAIDVNVLGVLYATHAVLPILKAQKSGHIVNISSVAGRTARAGVGVYNATKWGVNALSEALRQEVYQDNIRVTIIEPGLVDTEFSNLISDPVAKERSEERRKRITPLKSEDIANAIIYALTQPPHVNVNEILIRPTAQDN
- a CDS encoding Mrp/NBP35 family ATP-binding protein, producing MSSHQSPFQSPQSQPSPPDSPNPIRQQEVTQLLKQVIEPTLKNDIISLGMVRNLRIVDDYVYLRLYVGSHQHQLQTEIQTALSPLSWCKKTYIQLCTIPGVKIAIAVSSGKGGVGKSTTSVNLAAALQLTGAKVGLLDADVYGPNVPQMLGLGKSEVQVIDTPQGKRFLPLESYGIKVMSVGLLAEPNHPLAWRGPVLHKIITQFINEVEWGELDYLLIDLPPGTGDAQITIVQESPICGVILVTTPQQVAVSDVRRSVHMFRQVGVPVLGIIENMSYFIYQNGEQTSIFGSGGGQKLAEELQAPLLGQIPIDPRICAGGDLGEPLTFSEPNSPVGEIFRQIAGAINKTFLSDFFY
- a CDS encoding HEAT repeat domain-containing protein yields the protein MSINTDSELNQWLEMLRSSDVNERLVAVKTLQHLGEEEAVDALMIALEDESKIVQKIAVTALWEIANPIAIPALLKALASPDVEIRNEALSALGELIAPEHLPILLDVLSQEDLNQSTNPNINLQLNILILLRKIHDIQSLPAVLSFLNSPHPQLREAAITTLSYLNQVKICPSALALIGDKNELVRRAAALTLGHLADTEIIDLLSNALIKDTDWQVRRNAAKSLVIHANKKAIPSVIIAITDTHWQVRKFALQFVHKVPDIRCLPLVIGALVDEYADVRKASVIALTNWVNSDTTPQVKNALQQALDDPDREVSIYAERAIAKLKLHQINNV
- a CDS encoding pyridoxamine 5'-phosphate oxidase family protein, with product MAKLFDSITEELQEFIKAQHLFFVGSAPLSSTGHVNLSPKGLGGFRILSPHRVGYLDVTGSGNETSAHLQENGRITFMFCAFQEPPIILRLYGKGYTVIPSSPEWETLYPLFPNIPGGRQIIVADIERVQTSCGLGVPLYEYKGQRESLVKWAQKKGEVGLKEYRQQKNMVSIDGLATPLSKSFLLP
- a CDS encoding ferredoxin family protein; translation: MALITQRVDVPVIVDESKCLEKCVACIEVCPLDVLAKNPETGKAYMKYDECWFCLPCEKECPTNAITVQIPFLLR